A region from the Clavibacter sp. A6099 genome encodes:
- a CDS encoding multidrug effflux MFS transporter, translating to MSSAVLHPGDALSRRERIVYILVLGALVGLGPFTIDLYLPAFPVIKDQFGVSDAAVQLTLTGTTVGFALGQLVVGPWSDRVGRRLPLIVATSLHILASLGAALAPDVTVLLVFRILQGAGAAGGAVVAMAMVRDLFGGRPLVRMLSRLALVTGLAPILAPVIGSQLLRFVDWRGVFYALTAYAILVVIAVTFFIVETLPKDRVRVEEKGTLLRRYRSVLGDRVFVGVALIGGMQFAGLFSYLSSSSFLFQDVYGFDAQQFGILFGINSLGVVIGNQIAARLTKVIGPQWILAGVVTVQFLSSATIVLLGTFTDAGLLGTLIPLFFFILACGFGFPCVQVLGLVNHGHEAGTAASLLGAVNFGLAGAISPIVGVIGITSGVPMAAVMGACAVVSILSMWLIVQPRTVPALTN from the coding sequence GTGTCGTCTGCCGTCCTCCACCCCGGCGACGCGCTCTCCCGCCGGGAGCGCATCGTCTACATCCTCGTGCTGGGCGCCCTCGTCGGCCTCGGGCCGTTCACGATCGACCTCTACCTGCCCGCCTTCCCGGTGATCAAGGACCAGTTCGGCGTCTCGGACGCGGCCGTCCAGCTGACCCTGACGGGCACGACCGTCGGGTTCGCCCTCGGCCAGCTCGTGGTCGGCCCGTGGAGCGACCGCGTGGGCCGCCGCCTGCCGCTGATCGTCGCCACGAGCCTGCACATCCTCGCGTCGCTCGGCGCCGCGCTCGCGCCCGACGTCACCGTGCTGCTCGTCTTCCGCATCCTCCAGGGCGCCGGCGCCGCGGGTGGAGCGGTCGTGGCGATGGCGATGGTGCGCGACCTCTTCGGCGGCCGTCCGCTCGTGCGCATGCTCTCGCGGCTCGCCCTCGTGACCGGGCTCGCGCCGATCCTCGCGCCCGTGATCGGCTCGCAGCTGCTGCGGTTCGTCGACTGGCGCGGCGTGTTCTACGCGCTCACCGCCTACGCGATCCTCGTCGTGATCGCCGTCACCTTCTTCATCGTCGAGACGCTGCCCAAGGACCGGGTGCGCGTCGAGGAGAAGGGGACGCTCCTCCGCCGCTACCGCTCGGTGCTCGGCGACCGCGTGTTCGTCGGCGTCGCCCTCATCGGTGGGATGCAGTTCGCGGGGCTCTTCTCCTACCTCTCCAGCTCGTCGTTCCTGTTCCAGGACGTGTACGGGTTCGACGCGCAGCAGTTCGGGATCCTGTTCGGGATCAACTCGCTCGGGGTCGTGATCGGCAACCAGATCGCCGCCAGGCTCACGAAGGTCATCGGGCCGCAGTGGATCCTCGCGGGCGTCGTCACCGTGCAGTTCCTGTCGTCAGCGACGATCGTGCTGCTCGGGACGTTCACCGACGCGGGGCTGCTCGGCACCCTGATCCCGCTGTTCTTCTTCATCCTCGCGTGCGGCTTCGGCTTCCCCTGCGTGCAGGTGCTCGGGCTCGTCAACCACGGGCACGAGGCCGGCACCGCCGCGTCGCTGCTCGGTGCCGTGAACTTCGGGCTGGCGGGCGCGATCTCGCCCATCGTCGGCGTGATCGGCATCACCTCGGGCGTGCCGATGGCGGCCGTCATGGGGGCGTGCGCGGTCGTGTCGATCCTCTCGATGTGGCTCATCGTCCAGCCGCGGACGGTGCCGGCCCTCACGAACTGA
- a CDS encoding heparan-alpha-glucosaminide N-acetyltransferase domain-containing protein, whose protein sequence is MSPARDPARLRGIDAARGLAVLGMMAAHVAVPRTLELDEPASWLAITDGRSSILFATLAGLSIALMSGRERPADGSDLARVRLRILVRAACLFLLGGLLASLQTYVAVILEVYAVLFVAVLPLLRWRASRLLALAAVAAVALPVATTALAIHFDGALMRPDPFVVLVVTGHYPALTWVVFAIAGLGIGRLALGSARVQLLLVTVGAGLAVLAYGGSALLEAALPAPPPGWEFILSTTPHEGSPFEVVGSGGFAIAVIGLCLRIAALLPVVLAPLEAVGQLALTVYAVHIVVIDLVAPEGDLIADDGAYLAFVIVTVLLCLLWTRTIGRGPFERALGAVAGRASDPAPRGTGERERGEREPEGAS, encoded by the coding sequence ATGAGCCCCGCCCGCGACCCGGCCCGCCTGCGGGGGATCGACGCCGCGCGCGGCCTCGCGGTCCTCGGGATGATGGCGGCGCACGTCGCCGTGCCGCGGACCCTCGAGCTCGACGAGCCGGCGAGCTGGCTCGCCATCACGGACGGCCGCTCCTCCATCCTCTTCGCGACGCTCGCGGGGCTCTCCATCGCGCTGATGTCGGGGCGCGAGCGGCCGGCGGACGGCAGCGACCTCGCGCGCGTGCGCCTGCGGATCCTCGTGCGCGCCGCGTGCCTGTTCCTCCTCGGCGGGCTGCTGGCGTCGCTGCAGACGTACGTCGCCGTGATCCTCGAGGTCTACGCCGTGCTGTTCGTGGCCGTGCTGCCGCTGCTGCGCTGGCGGGCGTCTCGGCTGCTGGCGCTCGCCGCGGTCGCCGCCGTCGCGCTGCCGGTCGCGACCACCGCGCTCGCCATCCACTTCGACGGCGCGCTGATGCGGCCGGATCCGTTCGTGGTGCTCGTCGTCACGGGCCACTACCCGGCGCTCACCTGGGTGGTGTTCGCCATCGCGGGCCTCGGGATCGGCCGCCTCGCGCTCGGCTCGGCGCGCGTGCAGCTGCTGCTCGTGACCGTCGGCGCCGGGCTCGCCGTGCTCGCGTACGGCGGCTCGGCGCTCCTCGAGGCCGCGCTGCCCGCGCCGCCGCCGGGGTGGGAGTTCATCCTCTCGACGACGCCGCACGAGGGCTCGCCGTTCGAGGTCGTGGGATCCGGCGGGTTCGCCATCGCGGTGATCGGCCTGTGCCTGCGCATCGCCGCCCTCCTGCCGGTCGTGCTCGCGCCGCTCGAGGCGGTCGGGCAGCTCGCGCTCACCGTGTACGCGGTGCACATCGTGGTGATCGACCTCGTCGCGCCCGAGGGCGACCTCATCGCGGACGACGGCGCCTACCTGGCGTTCGTCATCGTGACGGTGCTGCTCTGCCTGCTCTGGACCCGGACCATCGGGCGCGGGCCGTTCGAGCGCGCGCTGGGCGCGGTCGCAGGGCGGGCGTCCGACCCCGCGCCACGCGGGACAGGGGAGCGCGAGAGAGGGGAGCGCGAGCCGGAGGGCGCCAGCTAG
- a CDS encoding GNAT family N-acetyltransferase: protein MLADGIVMRPARITDAAALAAAYRENREHLRPFEPARTDAFFTSAGQRAQLAGRIAERAAGSGLPYLVVEGDRVIGRCDLFAVKRGAAQSASLGYWIDRERQGAGLATAAAREAVRIARAAGLHRLEASTLVGNGGSEEVLARAGFDAIGIAPAYLRIDGAWSDHTLWQRVVDGAR from the coding sequence GTGCTCGCCGACGGGATCGTGATGCGGCCCGCGCGGATCACCGACGCTGCAGCGCTCGCCGCCGCGTACCGCGAGAACCGGGAGCACCTCCGGCCCTTCGAGCCCGCGCGCACCGACGCGTTCTTCACGTCGGCGGGACAGCGCGCGCAGCTCGCGGGGCGCATCGCCGAGCGGGCGGCCGGATCCGGCCTGCCGTACCTCGTCGTCGAGGGCGACCGCGTCATCGGCCGCTGCGACCTCTTCGCCGTGAAGCGCGGCGCGGCGCAGAGCGCGAGCCTCGGCTACTGGATCGACCGCGAGCGCCAGGGCGCCGGGCTCGCGACGGCGGCTGCCCGGGAGGCGGTCCGCATCGCGCGCGCCGCTGGGCTGCACCGGCTGGAGGCGTCGACCCTCGTGGGGAACGGCGGATCCGAGGAGGTGCTCGCGCGTGCCGGGTTCGACGCGATCGGCATCGCGCCGGCGTACCTGCGGATCGACGGCGCGTGGAGCGACCACACGCTGTGGCAGCGCGTGGTCGACGGCGCGCGCTGA
- a CDS encoding LysR substrate-binding domain-containing protein, producing the protein MTDAPPPARDLDSAALAAVHALAVRGSITAAAQALGVSQPALSQTLRRLEARIGVPVTARAGRGVVLTEAGRVLARHAETVVHAIDQAADELDDLRGLRAGTVRVAAFPSASSTVVPRLLGGLAKAHPGLGFGYLEAEPPEAVAAVRAREADVAVTFAYPDDADDPGARSLDGLESRPLWRETLWAVLPEARALRHRGPLALHDLADDRWIAGCVRCRRHLVSACARSGFAPATSFETDNAAAAVGMVQAGLGVALLPSLALATAPLPRGVVRRRISGVGERVVHVVTAPGGSASPAVHAAVAALVRLRVGDWELRRA; encoded by the coding sequence ATGACCGACGCACCCCCGCCCGCACGCGACCTGGATTCCGCGGCCCTCGCAGCGGTGCACGCCCTCGCCGTGCGCGGGTCGATCACCGCGGCTGCCCAGGCGCTCGGCGTCAGCCAGCCCGCCCTCTCTCAGACGCTCCGCCGCCTCGAGGCGCGCATCGGCGTGCCCGTCACCGCGCGCGCCGGTCGCGGCGTCGTCCTCACGGAGGCCGGCCGCGTCCTCGCGAGGCACGCCGAGACCGTGGTGCACGCCATCGACCAGGCCGCCGACGAGCTCGACGACCTGCGGGGCCTCCGCGCCGGGACCGTCCGCGTCGCGGCGTTCCCGTCCGCGTCGTCGACGGTCGTGCCCCGGCTCCTCGGGGGCCTCGCGAAGGCGCATCCGGGCCTCGGCTTCGGCTACCTCGAGGCCGAGCCGCCCGAGGCCGTCGCGGCGGTCCGCGCTCGCGAGGCGGACGTCGCCGTCACCTTCGCCTACCCGGACGACGCCGACGACCCGGGCGCGCGCTCCCTCGACGGCCTCGAGTCCCGGCCGCTCTGGCGCGAGACGCTGTGGGCCGTCCTGCCGGAGGCGCGCGCGCTGCGACACCGCGGCCCGCTCGCGCTCCACGACCTCGCCGACGACAGGTGGATCGCGGGCTGCGTGCGCTGCCGCCGCCACCTCGTGAGCGCGTGCGCCCGCAGCGGCTTCGCGCCGGCGACGTCCTTCGAGACCGACAACGCCGCAGCGGCCGTCGGCATGGTCCAGGCGGGGCTCGGGGTCGCGCTCCTGCCGTCGCTCGCCCTCGCGACCGCTCCCCTCCCCCGCGGCGTCGTCCGCCGGCGGATCTCGGGCGTCGGCGAGCGCGTGGTCCACGTCGTCACGGCACCGGGCGGATCCGCCTCGCCCGCCGTGCACGCCGCCGTCGCGGCGCTCGTCCGGCTGCGCGTCGGCGACTGGGAGCTCCGCCGGGCGTGA
- a CDS encoding GH1 family beta-glucosidase, which produces MTDASPAAAGRHADPADDRGEGLEFPPGFLFGSATAAYQIEGAVDEGGRGPSIWDTFSRTPGRVLGGDTGDVADDHFHRLESDLDLMQALGLEAYRFSIAWPRIQPTGRGPANAEGLAFYGRLVDGLVARGITPIATLYHWDLPQALEDEGGWANRDTAYAFADYARIMGEALGDRVGTWTTLNEPWCSAYLGYAAGVHAPGRTDAEDSFRAVHHLNLAHGLAVRALREVVPADARFSITLNLHVIRGEGGTGTEAVRRVDGVGNRVFLDPLLHGRYPADVLEDTASITDWSFVLPGDTELIRQPLHLLGVNYYNTSRVRMRDGSVAGGGTSIHGDVAATPFPGTDDVEFLEQPGPYTAMGWNIEPQGLEDLLVSLHDEFPDLPLMVTENGAAFDDEVTVEDGVRVVHDPERIDYLTRHFAAAHRAMARGVDLRGYQVWSLLDNFEWAYGYSKRFGIVHVDYATQERTPKDSALWYARLIAERAIPAVDARPERHVRPGA; this is translated from the coding sequence ATGACCGACGCATCGCCCGCCGCAGCCGGACGGCACGCGGATCCGGCCGACGACCGGGGCGAGGGCCTCGAGTTCCCGCCCGGGTTCCTCTTCGGATCCGCCACCGCCGCCTACCAGATCGAGGGCGCGGTCGACGAGGGCGGGCGCGGCCCCTCCATCTGGGACACCTTCAGCCGCACGCCCGGCAGGGTGCTCGGTGGCGACACCGGCGATGTCGCCGACGACCACTTCCACCGGCTCGAGTCCGACCTCGACCTGATGCAGGCGCTCGGCCTGGAGGCCTACCGCTTCTCGATCGCGTGGCCGCGCATCCAGCCGACCGGGCGCGGGCCGGCGAACGCGGAGGGCCTGGCGTTCTACGGGCGGCTGGTCGACGGGCTCGTGGCGCGGGGGATCACGCCCATCGCGACGCTCTACCACTGGGACCTGCCGCAGGCGCTCGAGGACGAGGGCGGCTGGGCGAACCGCGACACCGCGTACGCGTTCGCCGACTACGCGCGGATCATGGGCGAGGCGCTCGGCGACCGCGTCGGCACCTGGACCACGCTGAACGAGCCGTGGTGCTCGGCGTACCTCGGCTACGCGGCCGGCGTGCACGCACCCGGCCGCACCGACGCCGAGGACTCGTTCCGCGCGGTGCACCACCTCAACCTCGCGCACGGCCTCGCGGTCCGGGCGCTCCGGGAGGTCGTGCCGGCCGACGCGCGCTTCTCCATCACGCTGAACCTGCACGTGATCCGCGGCGAGGGCGGCACGGGAACCGAGGCCGTGCGCCGCGTCGACGGCGTCGGCAACCGCGTGTTCCTCGACCCGCTGCTGCACGGCCGCTACCCCGCCGACGTGCTCGAGGACACCGCCTCGATCACCGACTGGTCGTTCGTGCTGCCCGGCGACACCGAGCTCATCCGCCAGCCGCTGCACCTGCTGGGCGTCAACTACTACAACACCAGCCGGGTGCGGATGCGGGACGGCTCCGTCGCGGGCGGCGGCACGTCCATCCACGGCGACGTCGCCGCGACCCCGTTCCCCGGCACCGACGACGTCGAGTTCCTCGAGCAGCCGGGCCCCTACACGGCCATGGGCTGGAACATCGAGCCGCAGGGCCTCGAGGACCTGCTCGTGTCGCTGCACGACGAGTTCCCCGACCTGCCGCTCATGGTGACGGAGAACGGCGCCGCGTTCGACGACGAGGTGACCGTGGAGGACGGCGTGCGGGTGGTCCACGACCCCGAGCGGATCGACTACCTGACGCGCCACTTCGCCGCGGCCCACCGCGCGATGGCCCGCGGCGTGGACCTCCGCGGCTACCAGGTGTGGTCGCTCCTCGACAACTTCGAGTGGGCATACGGCTACTCGAAGCGGTTCGGCATCGTGCACGTGGACTACGCGACGCAGGAGCGGACGCCCAAGGACAGCGCCCTCTGGTACGCGCGCCTCATCGCCGAACGCGCCATCCCGGCGGTCGACGCGCGGCCCGAGCGCCACGTGCGCCCCGGGGCGTGA
- the xylA gene encoding xylose isomerase, with protein sequence MALTPTREDKFSFGLWTIGYTGADPFGGPTRSDLDVVEGVERISELGAYGLTFHDDDLFAFGSTDAERQTQIDRLKGALSDTGIVVPMVTTNLFSAPVFKDGGFTSNDRAVRRFAIRKVLRNIDLAAELGAQTFVMWGGREGAEYDSAKDVRGALERYREAVNLLGDYVTDKGYDIRFAIEPKPNEPRGDILLPTLGHALAFIETLERPELVGVNPEVGHEQMAGLNFTAGIMQALYQGKLFHIDLNGQRGIKYDQDLVFGHGDLQNAFSLVDLLENGGVGGGRSYDGPRHFDYKPSRTEDITGVWDSAAANMRMYLLLKERAQAFRADPEVQEALAAAKVDEIYTPTLNEGESYDDILADRSSYEDFDAPSYFDAKGFGFVRLNQLALEHLMGARS encoded by the coding sequence ATGGCGCTCACCCCCACCCGCGAGGACAAGTTCTCGTTCGGACTCTGGACCATCGGCTACACGGGGGCCGATCCCTTCGGCGGCCCGACCCGCTCCGACCTCGACGTGGTCGAGGGCGTCGAGCGCATCTCGGAGCTGGGCGCCTACGGCCTCACCTTCCACGACGACGACCTCTTCGCGTTCGGATCCACCGACGCCGAGCGCCAGACGCAGATCGACCGCCTCAAGGGCGCCCTCAGCGACACCGGCATCGTCGTGCCGATGGTCACCACCAACCTCTTCAGCGCGCCCGTCTTCAAGGACGGCGGCTTCACCAGCAACGACCGCGCCGTCCGCCGGTTCGCGATCCGCAAGGTGCTCCGCAACATCGACCTCGCCGCCGAGCTCGGCGCGCAGACGTTCGTGATGTGGGGCGGCCGCGAGGGCGCCGAGTACGACTCCGCCAAGGACGTCCGCGGCGCGCTCGAGCGCTACCGCGAGGCCGTCAACCTCCTCGGCGACTACGTCACCGACAAGGGCTACGACATCCGCTTCGCGATCGAGCCGAAGCCCAACGAGCCCCGCGGCGACATCCTGCTGCCGACCCTCGGCCACGCCCTCGCCTTCATCGAGACCCTCGAGCGCCCCGAGCTCGTCGGCGTGAACCCCGAGGTCGGCCACGAGCAGATGGCCGGCCTCAACTTCACCGCCGGCATCATGCAGGCGCTGTACCAGGGCAAGCTGTTCCACATCGACCTCAATGGCCAGCGCGGCATCAAGTACGACCAGGACCTCGTCTTCGGCCACGGCGACCTGCAGAACGCGTTCTCGCTCGTCGACCTGCTGGAGAACGGCGGCGTGGGCGGCGGCCGCTCCTACGACGGCCCCCGTCACTTCGACTACAAGCCCAGCCGCACCGAGGACATCACGGGCGTGTGGGACTCCGCCGCCGCGAACATGCGCATGTACCTGCTCCTCAAGGAGCGCGCGCAGGCCTTCCGCGCCGACCCCGAGGTACAGGAGGCGCTCGCCGCCGCCAAGGTCGACGAGATCTACACGCCGACGCTGAACGAGGGCGAGTCGTACGACGACATCCTCGCCGACCGCTCCTCCTACGAGGACTTCGACGCCCCGTCGTACTTCGACGCCAAGGGCTTCGGCTTCGTGCGCCTCAACCAGCTGGCGCTCGAGCACCTCATGGGCGCGCGCTCCTAG
- a CDS encoding MarR family winged helix-turn-helix transcriptional regulator: MTDHDGALLDRDMGLLLAAASRAVISLYRPLLKPYHLTHPQYLVMLALHEHDPRRAGDLSDAVQLTPGTLSPLFKRLELLGYITRQRDLADERRLLIALTERGRGILPDLLRVAEQVHDDVVHRSGADSTAQARLRSMTELLLDA; the protein is encoded by the coding sequence ATGACGGACCACGACGGAGCGCTGCTCGACCGCGACATGGGACTGCTGCTCGCCGCCGCGTCCCGAGCGGTGATCTCGCTCTACAGGCCGTTGCTGAAGCCGTACCACCTCACGCACCCGCAGTACCTCGTCATGCTCGCCCTGCACGAGCACGATCCGCGTCGCGCGGGCGACCTGAGCGACGCCGTGCAGCTCACGCCGGGCACGCTGTCCCCGCTGTTCAAGCGCCTCGAGCTCCTCGGCTACATCACGCGCCAGCGCGACCTGGCCGACGAGCGCCGCCTCCTCATCGCCCTCACCGAGCGCGGCCGCGGCATCCTGCCCGACCTCCTCCGGGTCGCCGAGCAGGTGCACGACGACGTCGTCCACCGCAGCGGAGCCGACTCGACCGCGCAGGCGCGCCTGCGCAGCATGACCGAGCTGCTCCTCGACGCCTGA
- a CDS encoding aminotransferase class V-fold PLP-dependent enzyme yields MTTAPLPADLRDLFEAGPGYLSACTMGLPTRATVERLRADLTTWSAGGSTAHGYGGVVEGVRASYASLVGVPVGSVAVGSQTASFVSVLAAAVPAGAEVLCVAGDFSSLTYPFVVAEARGVVVRHVPLEELAAEIGPRTHLVAFSLVQSADGRVADVAAIREAARMHDAFTLCDTTQAAGAMPIDASLFDATACHAYKWLCAPRGAAFLTLSDRYRRTLVPVQANWYAGADVWASCYGPAMALAEDARAFDVSPAFGAWVGAAPAIALFARLDLDAVHRRNVELGDLVSAGLGIEPRGQAIVTWPDADGADLASLGAAGIVASGRAGRARIAFHLWNDEDDVERVVRALRR; encoded by the coding sequence ATGACGACCGCGCCCCTGCCCGCCGACCTGCGCGACCTGTTCGAGGCCGGGCCCGGCTACCTGTCCGCCTGCACCATGGGCCTGCCCACGCGCGCCACGGTCGAGCGCCTGCGGGCCGACCTCACGACGTGGTCGGCCGGCGGATCCACCGCGCACGGCTACGGCGGCGTCGTCGAGGGCGTGCGCGCGTCGTACGCATCGCTCGTGGGCGTGCCGGTGGGATCCGTCGCCGTCGGCTCGCAGACCGCCTCCTTCGTGAGCGTGCTCGCCGCCGCCGTGCCCGCGGGCGCCGAGGTGCTGTGCGTGGCGGGCGACTTCAGCTCGCTCACGTACCCGTTCGTCGTGGCGGAGGCGCGCGGCGTCGTGGTGCGGCACGTGCCGCTCGAGGAGCTCGCGGCCGAGATCGGCCCGCGCACGCACCTGGTCGCGTTCTCCCTCGTGCAGTCCGCCGACGGCCGGGTCGCCGACGTCGCCGCGATCCGGGAGGCCGCGCGGATGCACGACGCCTTCACGCTCTGCGACACCACGCAGGCGGCGGGCGCCATGCCGATCGACGCGAGCCTGTTCGACGCGACGGCATGCCACGCGTACAAGTGGCTCTGCGCCCCGCGCGGCGCCGCGTTCCTCACGCTGTCCGACCGCTACCGCCGCACCCTCGTGCCCGTGCAGGCCAACTGGTACGCCGGCGCCGACGTGTGGGCGTCCTGCTACGGACCCGCGATGGCGCTCGCCGAGGACGCGCGCGCGTTCGACGTGTCGCCCGCGTTCGGCGCGTGGGTGGGCGCCGCCCCGGCGATCGCGCTCTTCGCGCGCCTCGACCTCGACGCCGTGCACCGCAGGAACGTCGAGCTCGGCGACCTCGTGAGCGCGGGCCTCGGCATCGAGCCGCGCGGGCAGGCCATCGTCACCTGGCCGGACGCGGACGGCGCCGACCTCGCCTCCCTCGGGGCGGCGGGGATCGTCGCCTCGGGCCGCGCGGGCCGCGCGCGCATCGCGTTCCACCTCTGGAACGACGAGGACGACGTGGAGCGGGTCGTCCGCGCGCTCCGGCGCTGA
- a CDS encoding aminoglycoside phosphotransferase family protein, whose product MTDADAALRPLLERWRLDPDGPAVRTASSVLAPVRRDGARLMLKVPLVEEERRGGRLMAAWAGRGAAPVLESDADGTVLMARAGDPGILVREASADGPDADARDDRATRILARAAARLHLVPLDARTVAEAVPLAVWFRELVEPARPLPRSLDRGAGVARELLAGSGPGVVLHGDVHHGNVLRFGDGDIGSDSDSDSDSDDAWRAIDPKALVGDPGFDTANVLANPTPAIALRPGRLARRAGVVAEETGADLDAVLAWTEAWCALSAAWDADDAASLPRVEALGRLGAAARDARRGSGRLL is encoded by the coding sequence GTGACGGACGCGGACGCGGCGCTCCGTCCGCTGCTCGAGCGCTGGCGGCTGGATCCGGACGGCCCGGCCGTGCGCACGGCCAGCAGCGTGCTCGCCCCGGTCCGCCGCGACGGCGCGCGCCTGATGCTCAAGGTGCCGCTCGTGGAGGAGGAGCGGCGCGGCGGGCGGCTGATGGCGGCCTGGGCCGGACGCGGTGCCGCGCCCGTGCTCGAGTCGGACGCCGACGGCACCGTGCTCATGGCGCGCGCGGGCGACCCGGGGATCCTCGTGCGGGAGGCCTCGGCCGACGGGCCGGACGCGGACGCGCGCGACGACCGGGCCACGCGGATCCTCGCCCGCGCCGCCGCCCGGCTGCACCTGGTCCCGCTGGACGCGCGGACGGTCGCCGAGGCCGTGCCGCTGGCCGTCTGGTTCCGCGAGCTGGTCGAGCCCGCGCGCCCGCTCCCCCGGTCCCTGGATCGCGGCGCCGGCGTCGCCCGCGAGCTGCTCGCCGGATCCGGGCCGGGCGTCGTGCTGCACGGCGACGTCCACCACGGCAACGTCCTGCGCTTCGGCGACGGCGACATCGGCAGCGACAGCGACAGCGACAGCGACAGCGACGACGCCTGGCGCGCCATCGACCCCAAGGCCCTCGTCGGCGACCCCGGCTTCGACACCGCGAACGTGCTCGCCAACCCGACCCCCGCGATCGCGCTGCGGCCGGGACGCCTGGCCCGCCGCGCCGGCGTGGTCGCCGAGGAGACGGGCGCCGACCTCGACGCCGTGCTCGCGTGGACGGAGGCGTGGTGCGCGCTGTCCGCGGCGTGGGACGCGGACGACGCCGCGAGCCTGCCCCGGGTGGAGGCGCTCGGCCGGCTCGGGGCCGCCGCGCGCGACGCCCGCCGCGGATCCGGCCGGCTGCTCTAG